The following coding sequences lie in one Crassostrea angulata isolate pt1a10 chromosome 10, ASM2561291v2, whole genome shotgun sequence genomic window:
- the LOC128164863 gene encoding uncharacterized protein LOC128164863, which produces MIYAFFLLLASLNSVVTAEHLLDFASLKLCGDNRGLFPDPSDCGYFFDCTTYYAVRLRCAPGTFFNGDTRECDFPENVPRCEKQLYGESKNNYNLDGVIDPNEIIIVNSGKEEGTLKSDIPNETKSTQKETQTNAEGIVITNRAKGVHDPFCYGKTIGNYPDPEFCEYFFQCSVTLSRRQKCAPGTVFNPNSKLCDFPSQVAGCANKSKKNLFVSKLKKYGGLRTVMLQPPPPPLPSTTPSYSSKEVTTSEDSPMEQFSSTTPKVETETKKPLEQNLSPNKVEPAKTVATDLQKEKKKSEKKNTIFQERTISLFRTGLRNFLLRDVIRNNGGHRAVVKETTTTTTTTTTTQPTSTRKVRSTESLPTVNPTKLPARIQQTKSKDSQPQPYVLTERNVVVSDYMNMDLSNPKQMGVTVFPMSTSLNLESTNVRDIQTSKPNTVDDALEEAGNIVSKASIENILASAPAPPLDTYSVHVDGNGQARKIPLIETGDINGDFGSDKGILSSVGDTYNGLTKDQSLSASIAAKLKALKYLSSFIKSERLNQIFRDTLRKSQLMSKISKKSRNIFRNSSRTEKTVHYPRLIVVTSMGSGDANRKLLEKFEVGLTSKHQNSIM; this is translated from the exons ATGATATAT GCGTTTTTTCTGCTACTTGCCTCTTTGAATTCAGTCGTCACTGCAGAACATTTATTag actTCGCCTCTTTGAAGTTATGTGGTGACAATAGGGGCCTGTTTCCAGACCCTTCGGACTGTGGATACTTTTTTGACTGCACTACATATTACGCTGTTCGACTGAGATGCGCTCCGGGGACATTCTTTAATGGTGATACCAGAGAATGCGATTTTCCAGAAAATGTTCCAAGATGTGAAAAGCAGTTATACGGAGAGTCAAAAAATAACTATAACTTAGATGGCGTCATTGATCCAAACGAGATTATCATTGTGAATTCTGGAAAAGAAGAAGGAACACTGAAATCTGATATTCCAAATGAGACAAAATCAACACAAAAGGAAACTCAAACGAATGCAGAAGGAATTGTAATTACAAACAGGGCAAAAGGCGTGCATGATCCCTTTTGTTATGGTAAAACGATCGGAAATTATCCTGATCCAGAATTCTgtgaatacttttttcaatgcAGCGTCACATTGAGTCGAAGACAAAAGTGTGCCCCAGGAACGGTGTTTAATCCAAATTCAAAACTGTGTGACTTTCCATCACAAGTAGCAGGTTGCgcaaataaatccaagaaaaacctTTTTGTGagcaaattaaagaaatatggTGGCTTGCGGACTGTGATGTTACAGCCTCCCCCACCCCCACTCCCTTCAACGACGCCTTCTTATTCCAGCAAAGAAGTTACCACATCTGAAGACTCTCCAATGGAACAATTCAGTTCCACAACACCTAAAGTAGAAACAGAAACCAAGAAACCACTTGAACAAAATTTAAGCCCAAATAAAGTAGAACCAGCAAAAACAGTAGCAACGGATTTacagaaagaaaagaaaaagtcagAAAAGAAGAATACAATCTTTCAAGAGAGGACCATCAGTCTTTTTAGGACAGGTCTAAGAAATTTTCTTCTTAGAGATGTGATCCGTAATAATGGAGGACATAGAGCTGTTGTAAAggaaacaacaacaacaacaacgacaacaacaacaactcaGCCGACTTCCACAAGAAAGGTTCGATCCACAGAAAGCTTGCCTACTGTAAACCCCACAAAATTGCCTGCGAGAATTCAACAAACAAAGTCAAAAGATTCGCAACCACAACCTTATGTTCTGACGGAAAGAAATGTTGTTGTTTCTGACTACATGAACATGGACTTATCTAACCCCAAACAGATGGGTGTTACTGTATTTCCAATGTCTACATCTCTGAACTTAGAAAGCACAAATGTTCGAGACATACAGACGTCTAAACCAAACACTGTGGACGATGCTCTAGAAGAAGCTGGGAATATTGTCAGCAAGGCGTCCATAGAGAACATACTGGCATCGGCCCCTGCTCCTCCATTGGACACCTACTCCGTACACGTGGACGGCAACGGTCAGGCAAGAAAAATCCCACTGATAGAAACGGGCGATATCAATGGGGACTTTGGGTCTGACAAGGGTATTCTCAGCAGTGTCGGAGATACGTACAACGGCCTCACGAAAGACCAGTCCTTGAGCGCGTCCATTGCGGCCAAACTTAAAGCGTTAAAGTATCTATCGTCTTTCATTAAATCTGAAAGACTGAACCAAATTTTTCGAGATACTTTGCGAAAAAGTCAGTTGATGAGTAAAATCTCAAAGAAATCTAGAAACATTTTCAGAAACTCTTCAAGAACGGAGAAGACCGTTCATTATCCTCGGCTGATTGTAGTGACCAGCATGGGATCTGGAGACGCAAATCGAAAACTCCTGGAGAAGTTTGAGGTTGGACTGACGTCAAAACACCAGAACTCAATTATGTAA